In one Poecilia reticulata strain Guanapo linkage group LG8, Guppy_female_1.0+MT, whole genome shotgun sequence genomic region, the following are encoded:
- the LOC103469466 gene encoding protein TsetseEP has protein sequence MDLDPAVLLPAVLFTVVAVYLASSLLRRKPDRPASSSAGTNKPNVGYGDDVPPSRPPGEPLLSPGPEPEPAEKKRDVLGLKVKAAPEPVTVLEPVKIPEPVTKQAPAQEPFPEPNKIQESSPEPLEVSVPATEPAKEPEPAEEPEPAKEPEPAEEPEPAKGPEPAKEPEPAKQNVGEPSPEPTAAQKLVSESLTAVESVPEPDPDPEPVTLVNSSVVPEPAAAPEFNSVPEPVKVSEPEPEPEVEKVDESGPEPAAETVSGPTGLVAEEPEPEHNFLNDVAAAAAQNESSKLEALMEEQRVELTSDLTCL, from the exons ATGGACCTGGACCCGGCCGTCCTCCTGCCCGCCGTCCTCTTCACGGTGGTCGCGGTTTATTTGGCTTCATCGCTGCTCCGCCGGAAGCCCGACAGACCCGCCTCCTCCTCGGCCGGGACCAACAAGCCCAACGTGGGATACGGAGACGATGTTCCTCCGTCCAGACCTCCGGGAGAACCGCTGCTCTCCccgggaccagaaccagaaccagcagagaaGAAGCGGGACGTCCTGGGGCTGAAAGTGAAG GCGGCACCAGAACCAGTGACGGTCCTGGAACCAGTGAAGATACCAGAACCAGTCACCAAACAAGCACCAGCTCAAGAACCTtttccagaaccaaacaaaatacaagaatCATCTCCAGAACCATTAGAAGTTTCAGTACCTGCTACAGAACCAGctaaagaaccagaaccagctgaagaaccagaaccagctaaagaaccagaaccagctgaagaaccagaaccagctaaaggaccagaaccagctaaagaaccagaaccagctaaGCAGAATGTGGGGGAACCTTCCCCAGAACCGACAGCAGCTCAGAAACTTGTCTCTGAATCATTAACAGCTGTGGAATCTgtaccagaaccagatccagatccagaaccagtTACTCTAGTCAACTCATCTGTTGTaccagaaccagctgcagctccagaaTTCAATTCTGTCCCAGAACCAGTTAAAGTttctgaaccagaacctgaaccagaggTTGAGAAGGTGGATGAgtccggaccagaaccagcagctgaaacGGTCTCTGGACCCACAGGGCTCGTGGCAGAGGAACCGGAACCGGAGCACAACTTTCTGAACG atgttgctgcagctgcagctcaaaatGAATCCAGCAAGTTGGAGGCACTGATGGAGGAGCAGAG GGTagagctgacctctgacctcaccTGTCTGTAG
- the LOC103469505 gene encoding suppressor of cytokine signaling 7-like, translated as MNDAQQEMSPDFVLMRLVSAAEYDRLDEPDDLIRSGGGGFGPVKAALGHRGGGFDVDPSGPSAGLGSASPHYSSPLPGKGELDGGLGLSQGPASSEAPLSPPPEDFAAAAQRFVDGSGGHGSRAQLMVLQNLLRSGLEQPSPAGFLQEEQERQKLEQGPGSGSASTAGSRPGGGREQNSGCVPSPEENLQWHPVVRLSKGSDGPQNPQPVPARDPESIPILCHRHRLAKWPPGLLDQALRLGLLELRRTCPSGAEDPVLVLAQKLGQLGEGREGLGEGDGVPLSPRCSCHSILAAGPVAPGDDPSDTSDALLVLEGLGSEQVGELAQGGGRDGEEEAASPLTVLEGGGDRTPRRKSRKGGSLKVRLSKLFRTKSSSGGSGGLLDKRPSLASSTSSGGSLLDVWGSTCSSTDQDRLQVSRPLSAFSPVPFTPAFTGETVSLVDVDISRRGGSAQHPPTPPPPPRRSLSLLDDFGGPPQLQGPFTERSAGASMQSLPPRPLALHPTLSTIQHSLSLNDTFLRGLPRPVPLRPDGQNPPPRLAPRCPLSRPDAGSFATSLRELEKCGWYWGPMNWEDAEMKLKGKPDGSFLVRDSSDPRYILSTTHTHTPHTTHTRMEHYRGTFSLWCHPKFEDRCHSVVEFIERAIMHSKNGKFLYFLRSRVPGLPPTPVQLLYPVSRFSSVKSLQHLCRFCIRQLVRIDHIQELPLPTPLIAYLRKFYYYDPEEEISAALPDGKGAREPSGQPGVRSQT; from the exons ATGAATGACGCGCAGCAAGAAATGTCTCCGGACTTCGTCCTGATGCGGCTCGTCTCCGCCGCGGAGTACGACCGGCTGGACGAGCCCGACGACCTGATCCGGTCCGGAGGCGGCGGGTTCGGACCGGTGAAAGCCGCGCTGGGACACCGCGGCGGCGGGTTTGATGTGGACCCCAGCGGCCCCTCGGCAGGCCTCGGATCCGCATCCCCGCACTACAGTTCGCCGCTCCCCGGGAAGGGAGAGCTGGATGGCGGTCTGGGGTTGTCGCAGGGCCCGGCGAGCTCCGAGGCGCCGCTGTCCCCGCCGCCTGAAGACTTTGCCGCAGCGGCGCAGCGGTTCGTGGACGGTTCGGGCGGACACGGATCCAGGGCACAGCTGATGGTGTTACAGAACCTGCTGCGGTCCGGATTGGAGCAGCCGTCGCCAGCTGGGTTCTTGCAGGAGGAACAGGAGAGACAGAAGCTGGAGCAGGGTCCAGGTTCGGGTTCTGCTAGCACAGCTGGTTCCCGACCTGGAGGCGGGAGGGAGCAGAACTCTGGCTGTGTCCCATCCCCAGAGGAGAACCTGCAGTGGCACCCGGTGGTCAGACTATCCAAAGGGTCCGACGGGCCTCAGAACCCCCAGCCGGTCCCTGCCCGGGACCCGGAGTCCATCCCCATCCTGTGCCACCGACACCGGCTGGCCAAGTGGCCCCCAGGTCTGCTGGACCAGGCCCTGCGCCTGGGCCTGCTGGAGCTCAGGAGAACCTGCCCGTCTGGGGCTGAAGACCCAGTTCTGGTGCTGGCCCAGAAGCTGGGTCAGCTGGGCGAGGGCAGGGAGGGATTGGGTGAGGGAGATGGGGTGCCGCTCTCCCCTCGCTGCTCCTGTCACAGCATCCTGGCGGCGGGTCCTGTTGCCCCCGGAGACGACCCCAGCGACACCAGCGAcgctctgctggttctggaagGCCTGGGGTCCGAGCAGGTCGGAGAGCTGGCGCAGGGGGGGGGCCGAGACGGCGAGGAGGAA GCTGCCTCCCCCCTGACGGTCCTGGAAGGGGGGGGCGATAGGACACCGCGGAGGAAGTCGAGGAAGGGGGGGTCCCTGAAGGTCCGGCTCAGCAAGCTGTTCAGAACCAAGAGCTCCAGCGGCGGGTCGGGCGGCCTGCTGGACAAGCGACCGTCGCTGGCGTCCTCCACCTCGTCGGGGGGGAGCCTGCTGGACGTGTGGGGGTCCACCTGCAGCAGCACCGACCAGGACAG GCTGCAGGTGTCCAGGCCTCTCAGTGCCTTCTCCCCGGTGCCGTTCACTCCTGCTTTCACCG GTGAGACGGTCTCTCTGGTCGATGTGGACATTTCTCGCAGGGGGGGCAGCGCTCAGCACCCCCCCACTCCTCCCCCCCCTCCCAGGCGGAGCCTCAGCCTGCTCG ATGATTTCGGGGGTCCTCCACAGCTCCAGGGGCCGTTCACGGAGCGCAGCGCGGGGGCCTCCATGCAGTCTCTACCGCCCCGGCCGCTGGCGCTGCACCCGACCCTGAGCACCATCCAGCACAGCCTGAGCCTCAACG ACACGTTCCTGCGGGGTTTGCCCCGCCCGGTACCGCTGCGACCCGACGGCCAGAACCCGCCGCCCCGGCTCGCCCCCCGCTGCCCGCTCAGCCGGCCCGACGCCGGCAGCTTCGCCACCAGCCTGCGGGAGCTGGAGAAG TGCGGCTGGTACTGGGGTCCGATGAACTGGGAAGACGCAGAGATGAAGCTGAAAGGGAAACCAGACGGATCGTTTCTGGTGCGGGACAGTTCAGATCCACGATACATCCTGA gtaccacacacacacacacaccacacaccacacacacacgcatggaGCACTACAGAg GAACCTTCAGTCTGTGGTGCCACCCCAAGTTCGAGGACCGCTGCCACTCCGTGGTGGAGTTCATCGAGAGAGCCATCATGCACTCCAAGAACGGAAAGTTCCTGTACTTCCTGCGCTCCCGAGTCCCAG GTCTGCCTCCGACTCCGGTCCAGCTCCTGTATCCGGTCTCCAGGTTCAGCAGCGTCAAGTCTCTGCAGCATCTGTGTCGGTTCTGCATCAGGCAGCTGGTCCGCATCGACCACATCCAGGAGCTGCCGCTACCTAC GCCGCTCATCGCCTACCTGAGGAAGTTCTACTACTACGACCCGGAGGAGGAGATCAGCGCGGCGCTACCGGACGGGAAGGGGGCCAGGGAGCCCAGCGGCCAGCCAGGGGTCCGGTCCCAAACGTAG
- the LOC103469465 gene encoding NACHT, LRR and PYD domains-containing protein 3-like isoform X1, whose amino-acid sequence MSLCKGQDNKSVSSAPSCPSMRSDHSNILPPLFSDELGPSDTKWKSSSHVPEVDDTSCCAVCQKLLMYPVLASCGHWFCRQCMITYWDESTPRAPCLQCGELFTPLTGPQAANQSSSGEGFGLQENLDKHRNQLRRMCKYVTEGADELGARTVLNSIYTELYITEGWSEEVNTQHEVKQLETASQIQNLQDSPIRCHDIFKSFPDQHGAIRVVLTNGVAGAGKTFSVQKFTLDWAEGLENQDVSVVVLLSFRELNLIRDQQHSLLSLLHVFHPTLQKLPAEQLAVCKLLFIFDGLDESRLSLDFNSSQLVSDITQKSSVNVLLTNLIRGNLLPSALIWITTRPAAANQIPPSYVSRVTEVRGFTDTQKEEYFRRRFSDEELSSRIISHIQTCRSLHIMCGIPVFCWITATVLENMMTSEQRGELPKTMTDMYSHFLLVQAKRKKEKYHGGHETSPQELMEADREVLLKLGRLAFEQLEKGNIMFYQEDLEQCGLDITEASVYSGVCTEIFKRESVIFQKPVYCFVHLSIQEFLAAVYMFHCFTSRNSEVVKDFLDGSPNTHVRRDLKLEDGNFTLDCFLERVMMKSLQSKTGHLDMFVRFIHGLSLKSNQKLLGGLVDQTENSPENIYKIINNLKKMNTNKMSPDRSINIFYCLIEMNDLSIQQEIQEFLRMENRLERELSEIHCSALAYMLQMLEEVLDELDLDMFNTSKEGKMRLIPVVRNCKKARLVGCRLSETHCEVVASALMSSRSQLVELDLTGNVLPGPGVKLLCDGLASPYCKLKTLRLRGCRLSEISCDSLVSALVSNPSHLKHLDMGLNNKLQDSGMKLLCAFLENSESRLKTLRLLECSLTGVACAYLASALKFNPSHLTHLDMSGNNLEDSGVKHLCAFMETPNCKLQKLSLWGCRLSGTSCASIVSALNTNPSFLKRLDLRDNNLQDSDVEQLLDLVERPQFRLQRLRWK is encoded by the exons ATGAGTCTTTGTAAGGGACAGGACAACAAAAGCGTGTCTTCAGCACCCAGCTGCCCGTCAATGAGGAGTGACCACTCCAACATTCTCCCTCCGCTGTTCAGTGATGAACTTGGACCTTCAGACACGAA ATGGAAAAGCAGCAGCCATGTTCCTGAGGTGGATGACACGTCATGCTGCGCTGTGTGCCAGAAACTCCTGATGTATCCAGTGTTGGCCAGCTGTGGACACTGGTTCTGCAGACAGTGCATGATCACATACTGGGACGAGTCAACTCCACGCGCCCCCTGTCTCCAGTGTGGAGAACTGTTCACACCCCTAACTGGACctcaggcagccaatcagagcagctcTGGAGAAG GTTTTGGTCTTCAGGAGAATTTAGACAAACACAGGAACCAACTGAGGAGGATGTGTAAATATGTAACTGAAGGAGCTGATGAATTAGGAGCCAGAACTGTCCTCAACAGCATCTACACCGagctctacatcacagagggaTGGAGTGAAGAGGTTAATACCCAACATGAGGTGAAGCAGCTGGAGACAGCTTCCCAGATCCAGAACCTCCAGGACTCTCCAATCAGGTGCCATGACATCTTTAAATCTTTCCCTGACCAACATGGAGCCATCAGAGTGGTTCTGACCAACGGCGTCGCTGGTGCTGGAAAAACCTTCTCAGTGcagaagttcactctggactgggcCGAGGGCTTGGAGAACCAGGATGTCAGTGTGGTGGTTCTGCTGTCGTTCAGGGAGCTGAACCTGATCAGAGATCAGCAGCACagtcttctctctctgctccatgttttccatCCAACACTCCAGAAGCtcccagcagagcagctggCTGTCTGCAAACTGCTCTTTATCTTTGATGGCCTGGATGAAAGCAGACTTTCACTGGACTTTAACAGCAGTCAGCTGGTTTCTGACATCACACAGAAGTCATCAGTCAatgttctgctgacaaacctcatcaggGGGAACCTGCTTCCCTCGGCTCTCATCTGGATAACTACCAGACCTGCAGCGGCCAATCAGATCCCTCCTTCATATGTTTCCAGGGTAACAGAAGTACGAGGCTTCACCGACACCCAGAAGGAGGAGTACTTCAGGAGGAGGTTCAGTGATGAAGAGCTGTCCAGCAGAATCATCTCCCACATCCAGACCTGCAGGAGTCTTCACATCATGTGTGGAATCCCAGtcttctgctggatcactgctaCTGTTCTGGAGAACATGATGacctcagagcagagaggagagctgCCCAAGACCATGACTGACATGTACTCACACTTCCTGCTGGTCcaggcaaagaggaagaaggaaaagtACCATGGAGGACATGAGACAAGTCCACAGGAGCTGATGGAGGCTGACAGGGAAGTTCTTCTGAAGCTGGGGAGGCTGGCGTTTGAACAGCTGGAGAAAGGAAACATCATGTTCTACCAAGAAGACCTGGAACAGTGTGGTCTGGATATCACAGAGGCCTCGGTGTACTCAGGAGTTTGTACAGAGATCTTCAAGAGAGAGAGTGTGATCTTCCAGAAGCCAGTTTACTGCTTTGTTCATCTGAGCAtccaggagtttctggctgcagtTTACATGTTCCACTGTTTCACCAGCAGGAACTCAGAGGTGGTGAAGGACTTCCTGGATGGTTCACCTAACACCCATGTTAGGAGAGACTTAAAACTGGAAGACGGTAACTTCACTCTAGACTGTTTCCTGGAGAGAGTCATGATGAAATCTCTCCAAAGTAAAACTGGGCATCTAGACATGTTTGTTCGCTTCATTCATGGCCTTTCTCTGAAGTCAAACCAGAAGCTCCTGGGAGGCCTTGTTGATCAAACAGAGAACAGTCCAGAGAACATCTATAAAATCATCAACAACCTGAAGAAGATGAACACCAATAAAATGTCTCCAGATAGAAGCATCAACATCTTCTACTGTTTGATAGAGATGAATGATCTCTCAATTCAACAGGAGATCCAGGAGTTTCTGAGGATGGAGAACCGATTAGAGAGGGAGCTCTCAGAGATCCACTGCTCGGCTCTGGCCTACATGCTACAGATGCTGGAGGAGGTTCTGGATGAGTTGGACCTGGATATGTTCAACACATCAAAGGAGGGGAAAATGAGGCTGATCCCAGTGGTGAGGAACTGCAAAAAGGCTCG CCTTGTCGGCTGTCGCCTCTCGGAGACCCACTGTGAAGTTGTTGCCTCGGCTCTGATGTCCAGCCGCTCCCAGCTGGTAGAACTGGACCTGACTGGAAACGTCCTGCCTGGTCCAGGAGTGAAGCTCCTATGTGACGGACTCGCAAGTCCTTACTGTAAACTGAAGACGCTGAG aCTGAGAGGGTGCAGGCTGTCAGAAATCAGCTGTGATAGTCTGGTTTCTGCTCTCGTGTCAAACCCTTCTCATCTGAAACATCTGGACATGGGTCTGAACAATAAGCTGCAGGATTCTGGGATGAAACTGCTTTGTGCCTTTCTAGAAAATTCAGAAAGTAGACTGAAGACACTCAG aTTGCTAGAATGTAGCTTAACTGGAGTAGCCTGTGCTTATTTGGCATCGGCTCTGAAGTTCAACCCCTCCCATCTGACACATCTGGACATGAGTGGGAACAACCTTGAGGACTCAGGTGTGAAGCACTTGTGTGCTTTCATGGAGACTCCTAACTGCAAACTGCAGAAACTGAG TCTGTGGGGCTGCAGGCTGTCGGGAACCAGCTGTGCTTCTATAGTCTCAGCCCTAAACACCAACCCGTCTTTTCTGAAGCGTCTGGATCTGAGAgacaacaacctgcaggattcagatgtggagcagctgctggatcTGGTGGAGAGACCACAATTCAGACTGCAAAGGCTGAG ATGGAAATGA
- the LOC103469465 gene encoding protein NLRC3-like isoform X2 — translation MSLCKGQDNKSVSSAPSCPSMRSDHSNILPPLFSDELGPSDTKWKSSSHVPEVDDTSCCAVCQKLLMYPVLASCGHWFCRQCMITYWDESTPRAPCLQCGELFTPLTGPQAANQSSSGEGFGLQENLDKHRNQLRRMCKYVTEGADELGARTVLNSIYTELYITEGWSEEVNTQHEVKQLETASQIQNLQDSPIRCHDIFKSFPDQHGAIRVVLTNGVAGAGKTFSVQKFTLDWAEGLENQDVSVVVLLSFRELNLIRDQQHSLLSLLHVFHPTLQKLPAEQLAVCKLLFIFDGLDESRLSLDFNSSQLVSDITQKSSVNVLLTNLIRGNLLPSALIWITTRPAAANQIPPSYVSRVTEVRGFTDTQKEEYFRRRFSDEELSSRIISHIQTCRSLHIMCGIPVFCWITATVLENMMTSEQRGELPKTMTDMYSHFLLVQAKRKKEKYHGGHETSPQELMEADREVLLKLGRLAFEQLEKGNIMFYQEDLEQCGLDITEASVYSGVCTEIFKRESVIFQKPVYCFVHLSIQEFLAAVYMFHCFTSRNSEVVKDFLDGSPNTHVRRDLKLEDGNFTLDCFLERVMMKSLQSKTGHLDMFVRFIHGLSLKSNQKLLGGLVDQTENSPENIYKIINNLKKMNTNKMSPDRSINIFYCLIEMNDLSIQQEIQEFLRMENRLERELSEIHCSALAYMLQMLEEVLDELDLDMFNTSKEGKMRLIPVVRNCKKARLVGCRLSETHCEVVASALMSSRSQLVELDLTGNVLPGPGVKLLCDGLASPYCKLKTLRSIP, via the exons ATGAGTCTTTGTAAGGGACAGGACAACAAAAGCGTGTCTTCAGCACCCAGCTGCCCGTCAATGAGGAGTGACCACTCCAACATTCTCCCTCCGCTGTTCAGTGATGAACTTGGACCTTCAGACACGAA ATGGAAAAGCAGCAGCCATGTTCCTGAGGTGGATGACACGTCATGCTGCGCTGTGTGCCAGAAACTCCTGATGTATCCAGTGTTGGCCAGCTGTGGACACTGGTTCTGCAGACAGTGCATGATCACATACTGGGACGAGTCAACTCCACGCGCCCCCTGTCTCCAGTGTGGAGAACTGTTCACACCCCTAACTGGACctcaggcagccaatcagagcagctcTGGAGAAG GTTTTGGTCTTCAGGAGAATTTAGACAAACACAGGAACCAACTGAGGAGGATGTGTAAATATGTAACTGAAGGAGCTGATGAATTAGGAGCCAGAACTGTCCTCAACAGCATCTACACCGagctctacatcacagagggaTGGAGTGAAGAGGTTAATACCCAACATGAGGTGAAGCAGCTGGAGACAGCTTCCCAGATCCAGAACCTCCAGGACTCTCCAATCAGGTGCCATGACATCTTTAAATCTTTCCCTGACCAACATGGAGCCATCAGAGTGGTTCTGACCAACGGCGTCGCTGGTGCTGGAAAAACCTTCTCAGTGcagaagttcactctggactgggcCGAGGGCTTGGAGAACCAGGATGTCAGTGTGGTGGTTCTGCTGTCGTTCAGGGAGCTGAACCTGATCAGAGATCAGCAGCACagtcttctctctctgctccatgttttccatCCAACACTCCAGAAGCtcccagcagagcagctggCTGTCTGCAAACTGCTCTTTATCTTTGATGGCCTGGATGAAAGCAGACTTTCACTGGACTTTAACAGCAGTCAGCTGGTTTCTGACATCACACAGAAGTCATCAGTCAatgttctgctgacaaacctcatcaggGGGAACCTGCTTCCCTCGGCTCTCATCTGGATAACTACCAGACCTGCAGCGGCCAATCAGATCCCTCCTTCATATGTTTCCAGGGTAACAGAAGTACGAGGCTTCACCGACACCCAGAAGGAGGAGTACTTCAGGAGGAGGTTCAGTGATGAAGAGCTGTCCAGCAGAATCATCTCCCACATCCAGACCTGCAGGAGTCTTCACATCATGTGTGGAATCCCAGtcttctgctggatcactgctaCTGTTCTGGAGAACATGATGacctcagagcagagaggagagctgCCCAAGACCATGACTGACATGTACTCACACTTCCTGCTGGTCcaggcaaagaggaagaaggaaaagtACCATGGAGGACATGAGACAAGTCCACAGGAGCTGATGGAGGCTGACAGGGAAGTTCTTCTGAAGCTGGGGAGGCTGGCGTTTGAACAGCTGGAGAAAGGAAACATCATGTTCTACCAAGAAGACCTGGAACAGTGTGGTCTGGATATCACAGAGGCCTCGGTGTACTCAGGAGTTTGTACAGAGATCTTCAAGAGAGAGAGTGTGATCTTCCAGAAGCCAGTTTACTGCTTTGTTCATCTGAGCAtccaggagtttctggctgcagtTTACATGTTCCACTGTTTCACCAGCAGGAACTCAGAGGTGGTGAAGGACTTCCTGGATGGTTCACCTAACACCCATGTTAGGAGAGACTTAAAACTGGAAGACGGTAACTTCACTCTAGACTGTTTCCTGGAGAGAGTCATGATGAAATCTCTCCAAAGTAAAACTGGGCATCTAGACATGTTTGTTCGCTTCATTCATGGCCTTTCTCTGAAGTCAAACCAGAAGCTCCTGGGAGGCCTTGTTGATCAAACAGAGAACAGTCCAGAGAACATCTATAAAATCATCAACAACCTGAAGAAGATGAACACCAATAAAATGTCTCCAGATAGAAGCATCAACATCTTCTACTGTTTGATAGAGATGAATGATCTCTCAATTCAACAGGAGATCCAGGAGTTTCTGAGGATGGAGAACCGATTAGAGAGGGAGCTCTCAGAGATCCACTGCTCGGCTCTGGCCTACATGCTACAGATGCTGGAGGAGGTTCTGGATGAGTTGGACCTGGATATGTTCAACACATCAAAGGAGGGGAAAATGAGGCTGATCCCAGTGGTGAGGAACTGCAAAAAGGCTCG CCTTGTCGGCTGTCGCCTCTCGGAGACCCACTGTGAAGTTGTTGCCTCGGCTCTGATGTCCAGCCGCTCCCAGCTGGTAGAACTGGACCTGACTGGAAACGTCCTGCCTGGTCCAGGAGTGAAGCTCCTATGTGACGGACTCGCAAGTCCTTACTGTAAACTGAAGACGCTGAGGTCAATTCCCtaa